A genomic region of Gossypium hirsutum isolate 1008001.06 chromosome D01, Gossypium_hirsutum_v2.1, whole genome shotgun sequence contains the following coding sequences:
- the LOC107908109 gene encoding codeine O-demethylase encodes MEAISSIEDKFNSTFSVQELVKESIITIPQHYVHLDQQHSSPGAATPFQMLPIIDMNQLIFGEDFDLQLEKLHSTCKEWGFFQLVNHGIKSSILERLKNEVEGFYKLPLEEKMKYKIREGEFEGYRTQERGGGKFDWHDKLYMMTNPILRRKPHLFPKLPSSLRNTMESYILDDKALLIETTNLEGLRI; translated from the exons ATGGAAGCAATATCAAGCATAGAAGATAAATTTAACAGCACTTTTTCAGTTCAAGAGCTTGTCAAAGAGTCGATAATAACAATCCCTCAACACTATGTTCATTTAGACCAGCAACATTCTTCCCCTGGCGCTGCCACTCCCTTCCAAATGCTTCCTATCATTGACATGAATCAATTAATTTTTGGGGAGGATTTTGATCTTCAACTCGAAAAGTTGCACTCCACTTGCAAAGAATGGGGTTTCTTTCAG TTGGTGAACCATGGAATTAAGAGCTCAATACTAGAGAGATTGAAAAATGAAGTTGAAGGATTTTATAAGCTCCCActagaagagaaaatgaagtatAAGATAAGGGAGGGTGAATTTGAAGGTTACAGAACACAAGAGAGAGGTGGCGGAAAATTTGACTGGCACGATAAGCTTTATATGATGACCAACCCCATTCTTCGACGAAAGCCTCATCTCTTCCCAAAGCTCCCTTCATCCTTGAG AAATACCATGGAATCTTACATATTGGATGATAAGGCGTTGCTTATCGAAACAACGAACCTTGAAGGATTGCGGATCTAG